The following proteins are encoded in a genomic region of Chiroxiphia lanceolata isolate bChiLan1 chromosome 18, bChiLan1.pri, whole genome shotgun sequence:
- the AP1B1 gene encoding AP-1 complex subunit beta-1 — MTDSKYFTTTKKGEIFELKAELNSDKKEKKKEAVKKVIASMTVGKDVSALFPDVVNCMQTDNLELKKLVYLYLMNYAKSQPDMAIMAVNTFVKDCEDPNPLIRALAVRTMGCIRVDKITEYLCEPLRKCLKDEDPYVRKTAAVCVAKLHDINAQLVEDQGFLDTLKDLISDSNPMVVANAVAALSEIAESHPSSNLLDLNPQSINKLLTALNECTEWGQIFILDCLANYMPKDDREAQSICERVTPRLSHANSAVVLSAVKVLMKFMEMLSKDLDYYGTLLKKLAPPLVTLLSAEPELQYVALRNINLIVQKRPEILKHEMKVFFVKYNDPIYVKLEKLDIMIRLASQANIAQVLAELKEYATEVDVDFVRKAVRAIGRCAIKVEQSAERCVSTLLDLIQTKVNYVVQEAIVVIKDIFRKYPNKYESVIATLCENLDSLDEPEARAAMIWIVGEYAERIDNADELLESFLEGFHDESTQVQLQLLTAIVKLFLKKPTETQELVQQVLSLATQDSDNPDLRDRGYIYWRLLSTDPVAAKEVVLAEKPLISEETDLIEPTLLDELICHIGTLASVYHKPPGAFVEGGRGVVHKSLPPRTGSSESAESPDTAPAGVPAADQPSVIPTQGDLLGDLLNLDLGPPVSGPPVATSSVQMGAVDLLGGGLDSLMGDESEGLRSDVGGSPAMGGGSGGFAPAPGTAVPSNTGAPLGSGLGDLFDLTGGVGTLSGSYVAPKTVWLPAMKAKGLEISGTFSRQVGSISMDLVLTNKALQVMSDFAIQFNRNSFGLAPAAPLQVHAPLAPNQSVEISLPLNTVGSVMKMDPLNNLQVAVKNNIDVFYFSTCTPCTSSSWRTARWRGQMFLATWKDIPNENETQFQIKDCSPQPRFP; from the exons CGCTCTCTTCCCGGACGTGGTGAACTGCATGCAGACAGACAACCTGGAGCTGAAGAAGCTGGTCTACCTCTACCTGATGAACTATGCCAAGAGCCAACCAGACATGGCCATCATGGCAGTGAACACCTTTGTGAAG GACTGCGAGGACCCAAACCCGCTGATCCGGGCTCTGGCCGTGCGGACCATGGGCTGCATCCGTGTGGATAAAATCACGGAGTATCTCTGTGAGCCCCTGCGGAAGTGCCTCAAGGACGAGGACCCCTACGTGCGCAAGACGGCCGCCGTCTGCGTGGCCAAGCTGCACGACATCAATGCCCAGCTGGTGGAGGACCAGGGCTTCCTGGACACCCTGAAGGATCTCATCTCCGACTCCAACCCCATG GTGGTGGCCAACGCAGTGGCGGCTCTGTCAGAAATAGCCGagtcccaccccagcagcaacCTCCTGGACCTCAACCCCCAGTCCATCAACAAGCTGCTCACGGCCCTCAACGAGTGCACTGAATGGGGCCAGATCTTCATCCTGGACTGCCTGGCCAACTACATGCCCAAGGATGACCGGGAAGCCCAGAG CATCTGCGAGCGGGTGACGCCGCGCCTGTCCCACGCCAACTCCGCCGTGGTGCTCTCGGCCGTGAAGGTGCTGATGAAGTTCATGGAGATGCTTTCCAAGGACCTGGATTACTATGGCACGCTCCTGAAGAAGCTGGCCCCGCCCCTGGTGACCCTGCTGTCCGCAGAGCCCGAGCTGCAGTACGTGGCTCTCCGCAACATCAACCTCATCGTGCAGAAGAG GCCTGAGATCCTGAAGCACGAGATGAAGGTGTTCTTTGTGAAGTACAACGACCCCATCTACGTCAAACTGGAGAAACTGGACATCATGATCCGCTTGGCCTCCCAGGCCAACATAGCTCAG gtgctggcagagctgaaggaatACGCCACGGAGGTGGATGTGGATTTTGTGCGGAAGGCGGTGAGAGCCATCGGCCGCTGTGCCATCAAGGTGGAG CAATCAGCCGAGCGCTGTGTCAGCACCCTCCTGGACCTCATCCAGACCAAGGTCAACTACGTGGTGCAGGAGGCCATCGTGGTCATCAAGGACATCTTCCGCAAGTACCCCAACAA GTACGAGAGTGTCATTGCCACCCTCTGTGAGAACCTGGACTCCCTGGATGAGCCCGAGGCCAGGGCTGCCATGATCTGGATCGTGGGGGAATACGCCGAGCGCATCGACAACGCCGACGAGCTGCTGGAGAGCTTCCTGGAGGGATTCCACGATGAGAGCACCCAG gttcagctccagctgctcacGGCCATCGTGAAGCTGTTCCTGAAGAAGCCCACGGAGACCCAGGAGCTGGTGCAGCAGGTGCTCAGCCTGGCCACACAG GACTCGGACAACCCCGACCTGCGGGACCGGGGCTACATCTACTGGCGCCTGCTGTCCACGGACCCGGTGGCCGCCAAGGAGGTGGTGCTGGCGGAGAAGCCGCTCATCTCGGAGGAGACGGACCTGATCGAGCCCACGCTGCTGGACGAGCTCATCTGCCACATCGGCACCCTGGCCTCGGTGTACCACAAACCCCCCGGCGCCTTCGTGGAGGGCGGCAGGGGCGTCGTGCACAAGAGTTTGCCCCCGCGCACCGGATC gagcGAGAGCGCCGAGAGCCCGGACACGGCTCCCGCGGGGGTGCCCGCAGCGGATCAGCCCTCGGTGATCCCCACGCAGGGGGACCTGCTGGGGGACCTGCTCAACCTGGACCTGGGTCCCCCCGTCAGCGGGCCACCCGTGGCCACCTCCTCGGTGCAGATGGGCGCCGTGGACCTCCTCGGGGGGGGCCTGGACAGCCTG ATGGGGGACGAGTCGGAAGGG CTGCGAAGCGATGTGGGAGGCAGCCCTGCT ATGGGTGGTGGCAGCGGCGGCTTCGCTCCAGCTCCCGGCACCGCGGTGCCCTCAAACACGGGGGCACCCCTGGGCAGCGGCCTGGGGGACCTCTTCGACCTCACTGGCGGGGTGGGGACCCTCTCAGGATCCTACGTGGCTCCCAAAACG GTCTGGCTCCCTGCCATGAAAGCCAAGGGGCTGGAGATCTCTGGCACCTTCAGCAGGCAGGTGGGCTCCATCTCCATGGACCTCGTGCTGACCAACAAAGCCCTGCAGGTCATGTCTGACTTCGCCATCCAGTTCAACCGCAACAG CTTTGGCCtggccccagcagctcctctccaggTCCACGCCCCACTGGCTCCCAACCAGTCCGTGGAGATCTCCCTCCCCCTGAACACCGTCGGCTCCGTCATGAAGATGGACCCCCTCAACAACCTCCAG GTCGCGGTGAAGAACAACATCGACGTCTTCTACTTCAGCACCTGTACCCCCTGCACATCCTCTTCGTGGAGGACGGCAAGATGG AGAGGCCAGATGTTCCTGGCCACTTGGAAGGACATTCCCAACGAGAACGAGACCCAGTTCCAGATCAAAGACTGTTCCCCTCAA cccagatTCCCGTGA
- the GAS2L1 gene encoding LOW QUALITY PROTEIN: GAS2-like protein 1 (The sequence of the model RefSeq protein was modified relative to this genomic sequence to represent the inferred CDS: inserted 2 bases in 2 codons) gives MANSSHIQSAASKSIRPFRSSEEYLEAMKEDLAEWFNTLYDLDIQVDTFLESLETGCHLCRHANNVNRTALDFQERHPEAAARMRVPQNEVVFQAKNVVPGSFIARDNVSNFIQWCRQDLGIQDVLMFETNDLVLKKNEKTXVLCLLEVARRGSKFGMLAPMLIQMEEDRGEMEGPKWATARWARAGRAGTSRRAPSPAGPGPSPSXDLKNLDELVREILGCCSCPSQFPMVKVSEGKYKVGDSNTLIFVRVLRSHVMVRVGGGWDTLEHYLDKHDPCRCAALSHRLPQPPPRA, from the exons ATGGCCAACTCCAGCCACATCCAGTCGGCCGCCTCCAAGAGCATCCGCCCGTTCCGCTCCAGCGAGGAGTACCTGGAGGCCATGAAGGAGGACCTGGCCGAGTGGTTCAACACCCTCTACGACCTGGACATCCAGGTGGACACCTTCCTGGAGAGCCTGGAGACGGGCTGTCACCTCTGCCGCCACGCCAACAACGTCAACCGCACCGCCCTGGACTTCCAGGAGCGGCACCCCGAGGCGGCCGCCCGCATGCGGGTGCCCCAGAACGAGGTGGTCTTCCAGGCCAAGAACGTGGTGCCCGGCTCCTTCATCGCCAGGGATAACGTCTCCAACTTCATCCAGTGGTGCCGGCAGGACCTGGGCATCCAGGACGTCCTCATGTTCGAGACCAATGACTTGGTGCTgaagaagaatgagaaaa TTGTCCTCTGCCTGCTGGAGGTGGCCAGGAGGGGCTCCAAGTTCGGGATGCTGGCGCCCATGCTGATCCAGATGGAGGAGGATCgaggggagatggagggacCAAAATGGGCGACGGCGCGCTGGGCACGCGCCGGGAGAGCCGGGACCTCCAGGCGGGCGCCTTCCCCAGCCGGGCCCGGCCCATCACCCT GCGACCTCAAGAACCTGGACGAGCTG GTGCGGGAGatcctgggctgctgctcctgcccctcgCAATTCCCCATGGTCAAGGTGTCCGAGGGGAAGTACAAAGTGGGAGACTCCAACACGCTCATCTTCGTCCGA GTGCTGAGGAGCCACGTCATGGTGCGCGTTGGTGGCGGCTGGGACACACTGGAACATTACCTGGACAAGCACGACCCGTGTCGCTGTGCTGCCCTCT CTCACCgcctgccccagccccccccccgggcatga